The following coding sequences are from one Borreliella valaisiana VS116 window:
- a CDS encoding complement regulator-acquiring protein: MTNTKLNIIKLNIITAILTLICISCAPDNQINPDLSSNTNLEKFGQHFKDRSRGSQDHGHSYQEYQDLKIEIEKYKGNKASQLKAIKNHLEKQKKKEDIEIAKIDAEITKTSTQSDFLKTFTASSFYANPEKDLLAMKRIIYSSLYYNTTRVKTLNEILEKLNTSSENKKVVTNLLYKVALGIQLQLELCLENITKDESHSPNQRTEELLEFARNDLNRKDRFVKVLNKTINDYNRNAGGIKTNVEKLASYMDEKFKALE, translated from the coding sequence TTGACAAACACTAAACTAAATATCATTAAGCTTAATATCATTACAGCGATATTAACTCTAATTTGCATCTCATGTGCACCTGATAATCAAATCAATCCTGACCTAAGCAGTAACACCAATCTGGAAAAATTTGGCCAACACTTTAAAGATAGATCTCGTGGATCTCAAGACCATGGACATTCATATCAAGAATATCAAGATCTCAAAATTGAAATTGAAAAATATAAAGGGAATAAAGCCTCACAATTAAAAGCAATTAAAAATCATCTGGAAAAGCAAAAAAAGAAAGAAGATATAGAAATAGCTAAAATTGATGCAGAAATAACTAAAACTAGTACACAATCTGATTTCCTAAAGACTTTTACTGCCAGTTCATTTTATGCTAACCCTGAGAAAGACCTACTAGCAATGAAAAGAATTATTTACTCATCTTTATATTACAACACAACAAGAGTAAAAACATTAAACGAAATTCTTGAAAAACTTAATACAAGTTCCGAGAACAAAAAAGTAGTTACAAACTTACTTTATAAAGTAGCACTGGGTATTCAGCTCCAACTAGAACTTTGTTTAGAAAACATAACAAAAGATGAATCACACTCTCCAAACCAAAGAACCGAAGAACTGCTAGAATTTGCAAGAAATGACTTAAATAGAAAAGACAGATTTGTAAAAGTCCTAAACAAGACTATTAACGATTACAACAGGAATGCTGGCGGAATTAAAACCAATGTCGAAAAACTAGCAAGCTACATGGATGAAAAGTTTAAAGCCCTTGAGTAA
- a CDS encoding complement regulator-acquiring protein, which yields MTNTKLNIIKLNIITAILTLICISCAPINTINPKETSNTNKKETSNTNKKETINTNKKENNQNFENKSGESGESENLEHLYQEYQDLKIEIEKYKEDEASQLKAIKNHLEKQKNKETEGIAKVDAEIAKTDTQSDFLKTFTADTSYDHRDKDLLAIKRIIYSSLYYNATRVKTLTRILEKLHAHDEHNIIVTRLLYPIALGIQLQLESCLENITKDELHLPIQQDSENLLEFAKAGLKEKDDFGKALNKTINDYNRNSGEIKTDIEKLANYMNEQFPDYDFKK from the coding sequence TTGACAAACACTAAACTAAATATCATTAAGCTTAATATCATTACAGCGATATTAACTTTAATTTGCATCTCATGTGCACCTATTAATACTATTAATCCAAAAGAAACTAGCAATACTAATAAAAAAGAAACTAGCAATACTAATAAAAAAGAAACTATCAACACTAATAAAAAAGAAAACAACCAAAATTTTGAAAATAAATCTGGTGAATCTGGTGAATCTGAAAATCTCGAACATTTATATCAAGAATATCAAGATCTCAAAATTGAAATTGAAAAATATAAAGAAGATGAAGCTTCACAATTAAAAGCAATTAAAAATCATCTGGAAAAGCAAAAAAATAAAGAAACTGAAGGAATAGCTAAAGTTGATGCAGAAATAGCTAAAACTGATACACAATCTGATTTCCTAAAGACTTTTACTGCCGATACATCTTATGATCATCGCGATAAAGACCTACTAGCAATAAAAAGAATTATTTACTCATCTTTATATTACAACGCAACAAGAGTAAAAACATTAACCAGAATTCTTGAAAAACTTCATGCACATGATGAACACAATATAATAGTTACAAGATTACTTTATCCAATAGCACTGGGTATTCAGCTCCAACTAGAAAGTTGTTTAGAAAACATAACAAAAGATGAATTACATCTTCCAATCCAACAAGATTCTGAAAACCTATTAGAATTTGCAAAAGCCGGCTTAAAGGAAAAAGACGACTTTGGAAAAGCCCTAAACAAGACTATTAACGATTACAATAGGAATTCTGGCGAAATCAAAACCGATATCGAAAAACTCGCAAACTACATGAATGAGCAATTCCCAGATTATGATTTTAAAAAATAA
- a CDS encoding complement regulator-acquiring protein: MKKNTIYKILKLFKITLLASCSFYSKPNDKEATNELQPNHIELNKTSITKEGNLKKILNLGQKEPSNNGKENVIQKITQRFNENEKLINKIGPNIEILAQKINTDVQKIEPINQFEINKNTFPEKQDDNIDAILENNLFRRLFYSSLEYDENNIKRLITILAQASSSNGDHYRVIGLIFWTGFKIQESFEKAVNLLTKDEQRRLMFNFKTKTVKDVQENFEKLIQERNAWITIVENIISDYDKYAGIRADGIVLKEFIKNGYEHKFNPNKSMQILMDIETLLKACCDHIHY; the protein is encoded by the coding sequence TTGAAGAAAAACACAATTTATAAAATATTAAAACTATTTAAAATAACTTTACTGGCCTCATGTTCTTTTTATTCTAAACCAAACGACAAAGAAGCAACAAATGAATTACAACCAAACCACATTGAACTTAACAAAACTAGCATTACAAAAGAAGGAAATCTTAAAAAGATTTTAAACTTAGGGCAAAAAGAGCCCTCAAACAATGGAAAGGAAAATGTAATTCAAAAAATTACACAAAGATTTAATGAAAATGAAAAATTGATTAATAAAATTGGACCAAATATAGAAATACTTGCTCAAAAAATAAATACAGATGTTCAAAAAATCGAACCTATTAATCAATTTGAAATAAACAAAAACACATTCCCAGAAAAGCAAGACGATAATATTGATGCAATATTGGAAAATAACCTTTTTAGAAGATTATTTTATTCATCTCTTGAGTATGATGAGAATAATATCAAAAGATTAATCACAATCCTTGCACAAGCATCAAGTTCAAATGGCGACCATTACAGAGTTATTGGCTTAATTTTTTGGACAGGATTCAAAATCCAAGAATCATTTGAAAAGGCTGTCAATCTTTTAACAAAAGACGAGCAAAGACGCTTAATGTTCAATTTTAAAACAAAAACAGTAAAAGATGTTCAAGAAAATTTTGAAAAACTAATACAAGAACGAAATGCATGGATAACAATCGTAGAAAACATTATTAGCGACTATGATAAATATGCGGGAATTAGAGCTGATGGAATAGTGCTAAAAGAATTCATAAAAAATGGATACGAGCATAAATTCAATCCAAATAAAAGTATGCAAATTTTAATGGACATTGAAACACTGCTAAAAGCCTGTTGTGACCACATACACTACTAA